In Synechococcus sp. RS9909, one genomic interval encodes:
- a CDS encoding BadF/BadG/BcrA/BcrD ATPase family protein has protein sequence MSPLFLAGFDAGQTSCRCRLRRWDSRSNLWQDFAEGRGSPVSHLDAEGGEDRFRAALRSSLNAAWAAAEAEAPGSIATKTALTAAAIGASGLEQGTALQTRAQELMAAELTLPPHRCLATGDERTALHGAFPDAAGIVLISGTGMICLGRNRQGEEARSGGWGWMLDGAGGAFDLGQQGLQLTLRMADGRLPDRPLRQQLWHALQCSGAAEIKALVVRPERSVPALAQLAPLVQDAAAAGDPDAAAILQRSADALAEAVTAVANRLSLATVAISPRGGALEHLPLFREAVERALQARLRHWHWQAGQADACAGALTLAERLLRPR, from the coding sequence ATGAGTCCCCTGTTTTTGGCGGGCTTCGATGCCGGCCAGACCTCCTGCCGCTGCCGGCTCCGCCGCTGGGACAGCCGCAGCAACCTCTGGCAGGACTTCGCCGAAGGGCGTGGCTCCCCCGTGTCGCATCTGGACGCTGAGGGTGGCGAGGACCGCTTCCGGGCCGCCCTGCGCAGCAGCCTTAACGCCGCCTGGGCGGCGGCTGAGGCGGAAGCGCCCGGGTCGATCGCCACCAAGACCGCGCTGACAGCAGCCGCGATCGGCGCCAGTGGCCTGGAGCAGGGCACGGCCCTGCAGACCCGCGCCCAGGAGCTGATGGCGGCGGAACTGACGCTGCCGCCGCACCGCTGCCTGGCGACCGGGGATGAACGCACGGCACTCCACGGCGCTTTTCCTGATGCGGCGGGGATCGTGCTCATCAGCGGCACCGGCATGATCTGCCTGGGCCGGAACCGCCAGGGCGAGGAGGCGCGCAGCGGTGGCTGGGGCTGGATGCTGGATGGGGCCGGTGGGGCCTTCGATCTGGGGCAGCAGGGCCTGCAGCTGACGCTGCGGATGGCCGATGGCCGCCTGCCGGACAGGCCGCTGCGGCAACAGCTCTGGCACGCCCTCCAATGCAGCGGTGCGGCGGAGATCAAGGCCCTGGTGGTGCGTCCGGAGCGGAGTGTGCCGGCCCTGGCCCAGCTGGCGCCGCTGGTGCAGGACGCCGCCGCTGCAGGCGATCCCGACGCCGCAGCGATCCTGCAGCGCTCGGCCGACGCCCTGGCGGAGGCGGTGACCGCCGTCGCCAACCGCCTCTCTCTCGCCACCGTGGCGATCAGTCCTCGGGGCGGGGCGCTGGAGCATCTGCCCCTGTTTCGCGAGGCGGTGGAACGGGCCCT